The Papaver somniferum cultivar HN1 chromosome 3, ASM357369v1, whole genome shotgun sequence genome includes a region encoding these proteins:
- the LOC113361863 gene encoding transcription factor IIIB 60 kDa subunit-like, translating into MPWCDHCKKNTPTVRDDDGYSCCSVCGRVIDQDMFSSEPTFFVDAGGQSRMSGNFVKSVESGYSESFERTVNKGREEISYMATSLGISGGDSVIDEAAGYYKIAVNRNFTRGRRTLQVAAACLYLTCRTNEKPFLLIDFSEHLQINVYLLGAVFLQLCQLLRLEQHDFVQKLVDPSLFIHRFTERLLGKKSAEVSKTALLILASMKKDWMQTGRKPSGLCGAALYISALSHGLKYSKENIVSIVHICEATLTKRLIEFENTESGSLTIEEFNMKADEYEKQGNSRQAKSLETQKLLCKHKNTGNSDSSRVLCKDCYDFVKFSGGLHGGSDPPAYQLAEKERMAKATAETYASKISVSSSQETQDAVEKEKLSPEPSPHIGTQEGATIGHQEAVEEGASDQPRGDEDMDTIDGGESESLSDIDDAEVEGYLHNEEEKHYKKIIWEEMNKEYIEEQAAKEAAAAAEEARMASLPLEAQELEAARAAGVAKSRKERQEKRAADAKNAAPARTPAEATRQMLTKKRLSSRINYDVLEKLFDDDYMTDEAVKKKRTEYDKRDIPPNIEVRPEEEDELEPGLVDNEDYEEDGNGGTYDYYGDESSYYGNEGEYGDDAEDYNYNPEDYC; encoded by the exons ATGCCTTGGTGTGATCATTGCAAAAAGAATACTCCAACAGTTCGTGATGATGATGGCTATTC GTGCTGTTCCGTCTGTGGAAGAGTTATTGATCAGGATATGTTCTCATCCGAACCTACTTTTTTTGTTGATGCTGGAGGGCAG AGTCGAATGTCTGGAAATTTTGTAAAGAGTGTCGAAAGCGGTTACTCAGAGTCATTCGAAAGGACTGTgaataagg GAAGAGAGGAAATTAGTTATATGGCAACAAGTCTTGGAATAAGTGGTGGTGATTCTGTGATTGATGAAGCGGCAGGCTATTACAAG ATAGCAGTAAACAGGAATTTCACTAGGGGGCGGAGGACATTGCAGGTTGCGGCTGCTTGTCTTTACCTCACATGTCG GACAAATGAAAAGCCATTCCTTCTCATTGATTTTTCAGAACATTTACAGATAAATGT CTACCTACTAGGAGCTGTGTTTTTGCAGCTCTGCCAATTGCTGAGGCTTGAACAGCATGACTTTGTTCAAAAACTTGTTGATCCTTCTCTATTCATTCATCGATTCACAGAAC GTTTATTGGGAAAGAAGAGTGCAGAGGTGTCTAAAACTGCATTGCTCATCCTAGCCAGCATGAAGAAAGATTGGATGCAG ACTGGACGAAAACCTAGTGGCTTGTGTGGTGCAGCATTGTACATATCTGCACTTTCCCATGGACTCAAGTATTCAAAGGAAAATATT GTAAGTATTGTACATATCTGTGAAGCAACATTAACTAAACGCTTGATTGAATTCGAGAACACCGAATCAGGGAGCTTGACG ATTGAGGAGTTCAATATGAAAGCCGATGAGTATGAAAAACAGGGAAATTCAAGACAAGCAAAATCACTTGAGACTCAGAAATTGCTTTGCAAACACAAAAACACTGGCAATTCTGATTCCTCCCGCGTACTTTGTAAAGATTGCTATGAT TTCGTCAAATTTTCCGGAGGACTTCATGGAGGTTCAGATCCTCCAGCATACCAGCTTGCCGAAAAGGAGAGGATGGCAAAAGCTACTGCAGAAACCTATGCTTCG AAAATTTCAGTGTCATCTTCCCAAGAGACTCAAGATgctgttgagaaagagaaactcaGCCCCGAACCATCACCTCATATTG GAACACAAGAAGGTGCTACTATTGGACATCAGGAGGCGGTTGAGGAAGGGGCTTCTGATCAACCACGAGGTGATGAGGATATGGATACGATAGATGGTGGTGAATCAGAAAGCCTATCTGACATCGACGATGCTGAG GTGGAAGGATATCTTCACAACGAGGAGGAAAAACACTATAAAAAGATAATCTGGGAAGAGATGAACAAGGAGTATATTGAG GAACAAGCAGCTAAAGAAGCGGCAGCAGCTGCTGAGGAGGCCCGAATGGCCAGTTTGCCATTGGAAGCACAGGAACTTGAAGCAGCAAGAGCAGCTGGCGTTGCCAAGTCAAGAAAG GAAAGGCAAGAAAAACGAGCTGCAGATGCTAAGAATGCGGCTCCTGCTCGAACTCCTGCTGAAGCCACTCGTCAAATGCtaactaaaaag AGACTCAGCTCCAGAATAAACTACGATGTGTTGGAGAAACTTTTTGATGATGACTAC ATGACTGATGAGGCCGTAAAAAAGAAACGGACTGAATATGATAAAAGAGATATTCCTCCTAACATTGAAGTCAGGcctgaggaggaagatgaacttGAACCAGGTCTTGTGGACAATGAGGATTACGAGGAAGATGGCAATGGAGGAACGTATGACTACTATGGTGATGAATCATCATATTATGGAAATGAAGGGGAGTATGGTGACGATGCTGAGGATTACAATTACAATCCGGAGGATTATTGTTGA